The following nucleotide sequence is from Paenibacillus andongensis.
ATAACGTCTTTACCCTCCGGGGGATAGCCGTTGGCAGCCGTGCTCAATTCAACGCGATGAACCGCGCCATTGCGGCCCACCGGATGAAGCCTGTCATTGATCGTGTATTTTCTTTCGACGAAGCCAAGGAGGCGTTCGGCTACTACAAGGACGCTTCGAAATTTGGTAAAGTACTTATTCGCCATCCATAAAGCGGAGCCCTTTCTTTTCCTTTTGGGAAGAGTAAGGGCTTCTCAATTTATAAAATCGAAATGATCATGGTTAATCGCAAATCGGATATCATTTCGGCTGTGATCGTACTGGCAATGCCTGAATTGAAGGGAGTATGAGAAGGATGACAAGTTTTTTAAAAATAGTGATTGACCAATCAATAACTGCATGTTATATTGAATTCAGGTTAGTAATTGATCAATCACAAAATAAATGATGAGGTGATTCCTTTGGAAAAAGCGATTGTAGTAGGAGCAACGGGAGGAACGGGTGCTTCAGTTGCGGAAGAGTTGGTTAAGCGAGGAATTCAGACGGTGGCCTTCGGGCGATCTCGTCAAAAGCTAGAAGATCTTAGAGCTAGGCTGGGCCATCCTGAGAATCTGACGATTGCCATAGGTGATGCTTTTCGTCCGGATGACATTATTTCCGCTTCGGAAGGTGCAGATGTCCTGTTCCATTGTGCGAACGTACCCTATCACGAGATGGTAAGCAAACTGATTCCACTTGGCGAATCGGTGATGGAGGCGGCAGACCGGCTGGGCATAAAAGTAGTCGCGATCGACGGCATCTATCCCTACGGAAGAAGGCAGATGGCTCGGGTGACAGAGGAGCATCCCAAGCAGCCGCATACGAAGAAGGGCAATACCAGGCTCGCTTATGAGAAGATGCTGTTCGATGGGCGGTGGAGTCATTCTAGGGTTATGATCGTCCGCTTGCCGGATTATTATGGCCCAACGGCGAATGAGGCTTCTTATCTGGGCTCTACACTTGAAGCGATTGCGGCTGGCAAGATGGCATTTTTTATAGGCAATATGCGCGTGCCCCGCGAGTTCGTCTACTTACCGGATGCGGCGTTCATGATCGCGGAGCTCGCCAGCAAGGACGATGCTTATGGGCAGAACTGGCATATACCTGGTGCGGGTTTGATCTCAGGTAAGGAGATCGTTCAAATAGCACAGCAGGCTAGCGGAAGCGCCAAATCGGTTATTCCGCTCGGAAGAGTCGGTTTGTCTTTGCTCGGTATGGCTGTTCCA
It contains:
- a CDS encoding NAD-dependent epimerase/dehydratase family protein — protein: MEKAIVVGATGGTGASVAEELVKRGIQTVAFGRSRQKLEDLRARLGHPENLTIAIGDAFRPDDIISASEGADVLFHCANVPYHEMVSKLIPLGESVMEAADRLGIKVVAIDGIYPYGRRQMARVTEEHPKQPHTKKGNTRLAYEKMLFDGRWSHSRVMIVRLPDYYGPTANEASYLGSTLEAIAAGKMAFFIGNMRVPREFVYLPDAAFMIAELASKDDAYGQNWHIPGAGLISGKEIVQIAQQASGSAKSVIPLGRVGLSLLGMAVPVMKEVVEMLYLTEEPLVLSGDKYERLIGPVRATAFEKGITATVHALQRRNGSSIAADSK